The nucleotide window atataaacagcatttaccatatttacaatataagcaggaacatcacacaccccATGAAACgggagggtatcctctatgagatgccactgcatcccacctggcccagagcttctgctgggcgcaggggaaggatgagggcatctatgcagacagaaagggtagagaatctgcttactcttactcatttctcagacctctttctgaagtgaagggtcaaatctgtaaagaagtttggagcagccacattaaaagataagggcagggcattccaggcagggggttgccaatcctgcttggatatggatgtctttgcagaggatccctagtcaagctttaccaacagcacaatccaaactatatctgctcagaagtcagtcctgttgagttctatggggacttagtcccttagtacgtgtgtttagaactgcagccttcaggggcatccatctttactcctgaatgctcccatctaacatctccacactcctttcttcctacagtgaccttgtggtgactggcctggcctgaaggcacttaaacccttcttgccgaaagcaagtaggctaaattaaaggttccctacccaggctccatcttttagctaagatgtctagcttaatttccagtcagatttttttttaatttactctccaagcaactgtgattgatgcttaatgtatcatgcttaatgacatcactcgggcccgccctgtgacatcacttgggcccgcccctaaaatatcaggttttgggatgcttctgacctggcaaccctagtccccagTCAGAATTCTGCAGAGAAACTTCTACCCTGAAATACCCAGGAATGCCCTCGGGTATTATCACCCACTACCTTATCTATAACAGATTTTTTTCTCATAGGCCCAACACTAAACAGAATAACTTCTTAGAAGatgcatttaaaaagaaatacctcTGACAGTATTTTTATAACTTGCATAAGCAATATCATCTCATTTGTAATGTATACTATAAGCAAGTCTCACAAAAGTAACCATCAGCTTTCAAGGTCTCTGCTATTTCCTGTCTAAAGTGTAGGATAGCCTAGAAcggtggtttccaaactttttttccccacagaccacttgaacattACTAAGGATCTTGGTGgacaacttaatgatttttctgccagctATAACAATTGTAAgctgtaacaattgtaatgcatggtgctagatgctatatgatttttaattgtatttttattgcttcttttatttcttatagcattttattgtattacaatttgaattccatagaattcaaattataatgcaataaaatacaatataagcaaaaagcaaaaaaatacaattaaaaataacgaCTATTCAATATGATGGATGTGCTGtatcccatcttcaaccacaaatctacgGATGtgtcatggaccacttgaatgaagcttgtggatcaccaatggtccatggaccacagtttgggtacCCCAGCCTAGAAAGAGTAAGGAAGGTTGGACTTTCAGAATTAATGCAAATGTTATCTCAGGCTATAAATATTTAATGGTTTTCACTGTTAAATAAATTTATTCAGTGTAAAGAATAAGAAACGTtagtaattaagcagtatataaatacctcaaataaataaatttgcattgtAAACAGAACAGTATTTGCATAGCTAGTAATGTGAATGATTAACAAAAGCAAATTTTGTTTGCTAAACAAAATCTAGAAATCAGTGGATTACGAGGAAAAATACAGAGGAGATAAATGAGATAGACATGAGAAGGGTTGAGAGCAAGGAGGACTAAGCTATATAAATCATGGGCAAAAAAGCAAATGGAATTAGTAAAAGCCAGGCCCAATGTATTGCCCCATTTCATTGGCCAGTTGGTTGAGTTCCTGGAAATCTGGTTGACTGGATTCAGCTATATCGTCCTCCCGTGCCAACTGTCTTTTCTCATCATAGTCTTCAGTGAGCCCCTTGGGTTGGCCAATATCTTCCATGGAATAAGGGCCTCTGGGCAGATTGACAATTAGTTGGCCATCTTGCATAGAGTCATTGTAGTAAGCATCTTCTTTGTCACGGCTCATCAGGATTGGCTGGAGGAAAGTCAGCTGTTGGCCCACACTGCTAATATCCACACTGTTCCCTGGCTTTTCACATGTGGAAACTGTTGTATATCTAGGAGAGAAAAGCAACATGGTGACAGTGTTGAATGGAAGTCAGATAAAGAAAcaatcagtggtggctgatgccccttgggactagtagggtggaaggcaggaaagCCTAACaggaggtggaaccagagccaatgacaagcagaggcagaggcagctaattctagttttgctctcattctcctctctgttctacaaagacaacactgagactaaggagaggaagctgacagccagtgccatacTCTGaggtggttgtaagtaaggaggcaggcaggtagTAGTTGGCTAAGGGCAGGCTGAGTTTgttggggcagtgccctattcaCCCTAATATATCAGCCTCTAGTGCAAACAATATATATAATCCTATTCTGATCAAGAGTATTTTCACCTTGCAAGGTATCCTAAAACAGTGAAATTATATGTGGAGCAAATATACTAGTATAAGACTGCATTTATAATATGTTAAATCAGCCTTTCAAAACAGAAtacaaatttttattatttatggtTCAGTGGGATAGATAAGGTGGGAAAACCCTAAGCTGAAGACCAAATTTGATATGACAACAGGAGATCTGGAAAATCCTAATCAcaagaatctttttttttcttgcagtATCTGTACATGAACCACCATCAGCAGCCCTAGCAAAGCTAACTACAGTTTGTATGTGTGTTGTacagcactttatttatttatctatacaCATAATTTATAACCTGTACCTTCAACATAAATGTATGTTCCAAGGATGGCTAGTGGATAACTGAGTAGCAAGTAACAAAAAGGTTTTAAtagtaatttaataataataaagcatccAAACTAATACAACAATAGCTCATTCAAATACTAATATCAAACAGCTCTAAGTTAACAATGCTTTGATTATGAGTTCataaaagcctgggaaaagatAAATGTTTTCCCCCCACTGCCTATATTATAGTAATGAGGTCTTTAGGAGGCCTCCTtggagagggcattccaaaggtgaggagccaccacagaaaaagctctgTGTTCTGGGAAAAGGcatgggggaaagggttaaatatGCTCTCCCAGAGCACCACTTCCCCAATCTTCAAAGCAGCCACCTGGGTTGcattttagaaaagaaaaaagaaaagaaaactacaGGCAATACATATCTAGTTTAGCCTTGAGGTGCTCAGCTCATGACATCAAGTCCCACCAAAACAATTCTTGCACTTGGCAGTAACATCTTAACTACATTTATGAAGGATGCTCTCAGGCATCTTAGAGATTCCAGTTTTACACAGCGAGGGTAGGTAAAGAAATATTAGATAACTTTTATGCTTCAACAGCAGGATCTAGCCGATATCGCTAGATGCAAAGATTATTTGCCTCTAAGCAGCCATTTCTAAAGGGACAAACAACATGATGGGAACAGCCATGTTTTGTTCCATGTGTTGGTGCCATTCATGTAGAAAGCAGTGGTGTCTAGAATGGGGCAGAATGAGAGTTCTTTACAGCTATTTCAGTTCCTCGTGAAGAACCCTACGCAGATGCAATCCTCCTTACCTTTTAGTTTTGCACTTCAGTCCTTGGGCACATGGGCAGTACTGGCTAGGTTTGCCAAAGGCTGCAAGGCTGCCCCAGCCCATCAGTCCAAGGAAGGAGCGTCTGGGGATATGGCATACTTCCCCTTCTTTTGGATAAGGAGTGCAGACTGGGAATGAGAAAGCTGCATTGGAGATAGGACATAAATTGGAAGAGGTTATGATTACAAAATGCATAGGGTAATATCTGCAAGGAATATCTCTTATGCAAGCTACACTGGTATGTTTTTCATGTaacactaagctaaaccatggctcaGTATGAATGAAGTACCATACTGGTGTGCATTTAGAAAACTGCAGTTGCTTCCCTCCTTTCCCAGTCCTGCTTCTGCCACACACTACTGGgagataagccatggtttgactacTGTTACATGCACACCCAGGTTTGTGGTTTGTCTCATTCCAAACAaatcatgagctgtaaccaaggtttgttctttattgtactttattgtgACTGTGGGGATGAGGGTTATCTCAGGACCATGGTGCAGAAGGAAAGGGTAACTTCCCTTCTTTGTGCATGGTGGTCCCAGTCCTGACTGTGGACCCCAGCAGTCTAAAAACATTCATACAACTCCAAGTGAAGCAGTTAACATTACATGTAGTTTGGCTTCAAGTCTGAAGGTAGGAGGAGTTGGATCATGCAAGAAACTTTCTTACAGTTGCTGGTGGTACAGCACAGCCCCTGAGCACACTTTTCATTGTGTGGATGACATCTTGTCCCACTCTCCCCATGGCTCACACCTTCTGCACACTTGCCCCACACACACAGGTAACCTAGGCAGCATTCCCCGTCCTTCTGACATATCTAGGAAACAAAGCAGAGGAAACATGATGACAGCACATTTATTATTTGAAGCTCAAAACTAGCAAATTCCTTTGTGATACAATACTGCAAGAAAGAGACCACAATCCACGAAATACTTTTTTTCAGGTATGTTACTCTGAAGGCCAGCTTCTGTCTTTGCATTTCAAAATGGAAGTGGACCAGAGCCAAAATTGGGCAGGATGGTCAGAGGAGGCTGGTCACTTAGGTAGGGTGGGACAGAGCCCTACCATTACTTTGCACCTCCAAATCCAAAGCTATAGCCCACTAGTCTTGTGTCATCCCCCCCCCACCAGAGTCATATTCATAAATTCCTTATCATTCAGAGACTACTTGGAGTCCTTTCTGTTCATCCATCTGTCTCTCTTGGCAAAACCAGAACTGAAAAATTACAGGTATATCTAGGTATTTGATGCTGACTCCTACACATGTGACATTTATGAATGTCCAACCTTTCTCCTCTGATGTTTTTGTATGATAATTGCTTAATTGACCACTGTTTTTGcatgggaggaggatgggaagtaAACCAGAATAAGTTGATTCTGCCACCAGTGACTCCCTGGCTACACCTGCCAATAGCCCACTGCCCTACCAGCTCCAGTTGATACTTGATACAAGACATCACTGGTTAGAcctgttgcagagtagcgaaattagaTATTTGagtgagtgagctttgtgtagtTGAATCTTtgttaaagattacaccttccttggaattagtcagacagactttaagaaataactactttattctggaagtacatacttgataggaaacaTCTAGCTAAGTTGGAAATGCAaactcatgcttggaggagaggaagagacaaagagaagatgtctgctctccctctcaagaggaagaagaaggaaggaaggagactggaagatgtggtcaacatcctaagtaTATGTCTAGCAGGAAGGGTGAGTCAGCAGgggatcaaaggataggtattagcctagcaatcaggtctCCTCTCttgctaccctttttaacccaatgaagcctcaacccaccagttcaagttgaaccacatattccaacaggacCAGACCTTTTATCTCTTTTTCTGCTACttccttctctctgtctctctttctgatTCCCTCTTCCATCCTGCCCAGTAGGCTACCAGTGGGTGGACAGACTGCTCTTGCCAGAGGCCTGATTGTTTTTGGAGGGGGTTTGATATTAGGCCAAGGGATACATAAAATTAGGCCAAGGGACACATGCCGCCTAAGAgtgcaggttgcccacccctgttgTAGAAAGTATAAATCAGGACCTCTTGGTAAGCTTGAGCTTTGGGACCTCTCATTATAGAATTTAAACCACCTTCAATAGTAGGAATGCTTTTCAGGAATAGTTCTGGCAGCAATGTTGAGGGTACTCACTGTATTCTTGGCCTTACACTGCTGGCACCAGGAAGCAAGGAGAGATCTAAAGCAGAACTGGTCCTTTTGACAGTCATTGTCACTCACACATTCCTGTTGGGAAGGAAGGGCATATCTGAAAAGGATTATTTAACCATTTCATTAGCAAGCTCACAGTCTTATTGCTGGGTAAGGGCTGAACATAATGGCTGCAGAGTTATTTGGGTTAGCACCTCTGTCACTTGCTAGGTGAACTATCTGATGTGAGCAGGTTATTGAGCTTCTGCTACTGCTGATGAGCCACGATTGGTCATGAGTGGCCTGTGGCCTGATTGTGGCGGTTCATGCTGTATGGTGCCTCCTTATTGAGGATACTGTTATTGGTCCATTATCAGTCCATGACTTAGGTtgaatcctatatccacttacctaggagtaagcctcattcagcttaaatagaacttacttctgagtagctatgAATAGGAGtactcttcccaaaggagccccagGGATGCCGGATTCCACATGAACTTTCAAAGTAGCGATGGACAAACATAtcagtttcaatttctcattttcccagttttcttcagttctcatttctacatcagtttgtgatttatattttttaagtcctcatgaaaatttattagtggaaatttctcctaatatacacatttttgtatgcaattttgccttatgtctgttcttgcaagcagtttcccttaATATGATGCATTgatatgttagtttcactaatgtatgcatttttatgcatacttccccttatttattattatttatttatttcgtttcatttttagaccgcccatagctaatagctctctggacggtgtacaaacaggattaaaatacaatagtataataaaatcaataacacataacagcaagttaactaacaacgttaaacatgaaaacattaaacattaaaatgcctgggagtatagccaggtcttaacctggcgcctaaaagaaagtaccgtaggcgccaggcgtatctcctcaggtaagctgttccagagttaatgtatttttgtatacattatttggctTTGAGCACTGtgacggtccttccctggctctccctgtcaggttcctacctgctcgtggttactgcctgtcattaggcaccaccagggactccaccagtctggactgtccttttttatggtttctccccccgctctagcacagatctcaacagatccccctgctaggcagcaccaccagtcacgtcctataaccagtattcccagagacttggCCTGaatctccctcaattaggttacctctgtgactgcgtgcttaagctgtcccaatccctttgatttactcagactgcttgtggtgttattctacccttccccgctgccaccatttgttatccttcagccttggtatttaccttaccctcccttctggtctgtgaaaccccagccaaggatcaggcctttggtaaaccatataagtattttattatataacagagataacaagatttctttaaaaggcacttaagcatatggttacatctattcctgaggtactggtcttagtattaatccgaactccacactctcctcataaacccaccaaacaaccctctaacgtccacactccacctcacatccaccttccacctcacatccacccagatttacctgatatccttccatttatactgtcagccgttttaaacattcagccaatcatccagcattctactgcccattcactcccccctctttcattccacttaccatgtatctcctatacaaacagcacttaccatatatacactaatagaggaacatcacaagcacatTAAGGATAACCAGAAAATTGGAAATGCTTTCAATGCATTAAAAAAGTTTAATATGGGAACTCCTTTCAGttcaattttttaaatgaaagtttgTCACCCTTAAGGACACATTTAGGCTTGAAAGAAAGTGAGAAATGGCAGATAAGGTCTTAGAAATTCAGTGGGGAAGATTATTTCCAGCTGTCAATGGATGGGGTATCAATGCCCTGCAGAGCTCTTTGCCCCTCTCCATCATTTATGCACAATAACTGTATGACTTATTCTTCATATAATTTATTTCAGTTGCAGAATACAGCTTGTCTTGGTACAGAATTATACAGCAACCAAAGAACTATGTTGCTGTTGATAGCTGCTAGAGTCCTATACTAAGTTTTCAGATTTTATGAAGAGTTTTCTTCCTGTTATCAGATCAAGATACATTGCTCTACTCTGTATCACCAGGGTAGAATGTATTTTGTTCTTGTTTGATCtctcttttgtattttcctgtatacaataaaattaaataaataaaaacaattactaCATTGACTATAGGAACATTGTTATTTACTGTTGAGACTACATCAGTACAAATTTACCCAGCCAATTGACATTTCCTGGGCTGGTGATCACCTGATTTAACTCCCATGTTTTAATCTAGCTGCTCAGATACCTTTTGTACTTGATGGTGTTATGTGGAAACGATTCTCTTTTTATTTGAAAATGTCATTTATACTTGGTAATATAATGTTGTTTTATCATATAATGTGATGGCTTTTGATTATAGACAGTGAACCTGGACCTGGTGGAAAATTGGGTTTATCTTGGCATAGAATGCTGAATGCCCAGGACAGACAAACTTCAACACAACCTACAGACCAGTTTTTAGGTATAAGCCAACCATCTCAGTTGGCTACAAGAAGAATGTGCCAGAAGGAGGCAGGCTGtgtgcttccttccttcttttcctctctctcGGCACAGGGATAATTCCAGATTGTTTTCTTGGAGCCTAATGTTGATATTTCTGAAAAGTGGTAGGTGTGGTCAATCAAAGTGGGGCACAAAAAGAAGTACATTGAAGTGCCATctatttcagtgggagagttaGACTGCTCTTCTCAAAACCAATGGGACcagctttggctggatcatgcccacaGTTTGTGGGTGTAATATCCAGCCCTCCTGAtaattccattttcttttttgtaGCTTGTGGGTCAGTGGCAACATAGCAGTCAGGAGCAGAATTATTATAGAAATTATTATAGAAACTATAAGAATTATTCTCCCTTGCTGCTCCCTATGTGCAGGTGGAACTGCCTCCCTGATCACTTATTGCTATCTCTCTTCTGATCCTCAGATCCCTCATTCAACAACACCCACCTTTTCCACATCTTATCCTCTTAATCCTCATTCCCAATGGCATCCAAGTTTAAGCACATTTCATGGCATTCATGCATGATTCTTCCCTCCCTCTGTTGTTTCCTCGCTCCTTAGGAGCAGAGACCTGTCTGTGTTGCCTATGTGCACTGACAGCACAGGAAGATTAATCGTGGTGGTTGTTTCAAATCCTGTCTGGCATCTATCTGTGCTATATTCAAAACAAAGAGAATCCTGATTctaacattaataaaaataacatagaaTTACAAATTGCTCATCTTCATGATTTTGTTTTCAAAAGGAACAACTTTTATTTCAAGCCTTTGAGAGAAACATTTTCCCCCTTTTGGAGGCTTCCCCCCCACCCTGTGAATGTGAAAGAGGAAATATCTAGGAAACAGACATTCTCTGCTGCTCAGGCAAGTTAGAGGTTTCCCTCATGCCTTATATTTTCctccagaagaaaaagaaatgacgTTTCTGTGGAAGGAGCCTGTGGTTTGGGGTGACAAGCAGGACTTTCTTCTTGATGGTATGGGGAGCTGTCAAAAGCCCATTCCGAATGGCCATCAGCCTGTGCCTCCTGTCACTGACTGGCTCTTCCTTTACCCAGTTGGCTTCAGTGATGGGCTTGTTCTTTAGGTGCTTGGGCAAGCGAAAGATGAGAAAGGTCAGCCTAGGCCTAGGCTGGGGGAGACCCAACTTGAAGAACCTGAGCCCAG belongs to Rhineura floridana isolate rRhiFlo1 chromosome 11, rRhiFlo1.hap2, whole genome shotgun sequence and includes:
- the DKKL1 gene encoding dickkopf-like protein 1 isoform X2; translation: MLLLLPLVWGLWCLTALMQGGTASAAFLPPSVERLFQEFSNIFEQSRETMGKDRFETSVDISQLPSNYHNEEKHQRKVGNATVYSHHEISKMMDNRTGEMMFSEKTVTSIEQADTHPNEKECVSDNDCQKDQFCFRSLLASWCQQCKAKNTICQKDGECCLGYLCVWGKCAEGVSHGESGTRCHPHNEKCAQGLCCTTSNSFSFPVCTPYPKEGEVCHIPRRSFLGLMGWGSLAAFGKPSQYCPCAQGLKCKTKRYTTVSTCEKPGNSVDISSVGQQLTFLQPILMSRDKEDAYYNDSMQDGQLIVNLPRGPYSMEDIGQPKGLTEDYDEKRQLAREDDIAESSQPDFQELNQLANEMGQYIGPGFY
- the DKKL1 gene encoding dickkopf-like protein 1 isoform X3 codes for the protein MDCPGTGSGSGSHRTRDQSTMLLLLPLVWGLWCLTALMQGGTASAAFLPPSVERLFQEFSNIFEQSRETMGKDRFETSVDISQLPSNYHNEEKHQRKVGNATVYSHHEISKMMDNRTGEMMFSEKTVTSIEQADTHPNEKECVSDNDCQKDQFCFRSLLASWCQQCKAKNTICQKDGECCLGYLCVWGKCAEAFSFPVCTPYPKEGEVCHIPRRSFLGLMGWGSLAAFGKPSQYCPCAQGLKCKTKRYTTVSTCEKPGNSVDISSVGQQLTFLQPILMSRDKEDAYYNDSMQDGQLIVNLPRGPYSMEDIGQPKGLTEDYDEKRQLAREDDIAESSQPDFQELNQLANEMGQYIGPGFY
- the DKKL1 gene encoding dickkopf-like protein 1 isoform X1; translation: MDCPGTGSGSGSHRTRDQSTMLLLLPLVWGLWCLTALMQGGTASAAFLPPSVERLFQEFSNIFEQSRETMGKDRFETSVDISQLPSNYHNEEKHQRKVGNATVYSHHEISKMMDNRTGEMMFSEKTVTSIEQADTHPNEKECVSDNDCQKDQFCFRSLLASWCQQCKAKNTICQKDGECCLGYLCVWGKCAEGVSHGESGTRCHPHNEKCAQGLCCTTSNSFSFPVCTPYPKEGEVCHIPRRSFLGLMGWGSLAAFGKPSQYCPCAQGLKCKTKRYTTVSTCEKPGNSVDISSVGQQLTFLQPILMSRDKEDAYYNDSMQDGQLIVNLPRGPYSMEDIGQPKGLTEDYDEKRQLAREDDIAESSQPDFQELNQLANEMGQYIGPGFY